A stretch of the Syntrophorhabdales bacterium genome encodes the following:
- a CDS encoding pentapeptide repeat-containing protein, whose amino-acid sequence MNKNRIGCVLFLAVLVSILVTGVGYGFSQQALDKLLNTQECTWCDLQNADLSGANLSRAKLSGSSLTGANLSKANLADADMLSVRLTRANVSGANLSGAFLKSANLREANLTGANLSRANLSQANLSFANLSGADLSDADLSNATWTDGTKCADGSNGACRKEQNPTAGPGAFPF is encoded by the coding sequence ATGAACAAAAATAGGATCGGCTGCGTCCTATTCCTGGCAGTTCTCGTATCAATACTCGTGACTGGTGTTGGTTACGGGTTTTCTCAGCAGGCCCTGGATAAGCTTCTTAACACCCAGGAATGCACATGGTGTGACCTGCAGAATGCTGATCTATCAGGAGCGAATCTTTCCCGGGCTAAGCTCTCGGGGTCTAGCTTAACCGGGGCAAACCTTTCGAAGGCTAACCTAGCGGATGCCGACATGCTCTCCGTAAGGCTGACGCGAGCCAACGTCTCAGGCGCCAACCTCTCAGGAGCTTTTCTTAAGTCTGCGAATTTACGAGAAGCAAATCTAACCGGCGCCAACCTTTCCCGCGCCAATTTATCTCAGGCCAATCTTTCTTTTGCGAATCTCTCCGGTGCTGACTTGTCTGATGCCGATCTTTCCAATGCGACCTGGACAGACGGCACAAAATGCGCGGACGGCTCGAACGGAGCGTGCAGAAAAGAGCAGAACCCTAC